The Novosphingobium terrae genome has a window encoding:
- a CDS encoding NAD+ synthase — protein sequence MPDTLKITLAQLNQSVGDLAGNAAAMLAARERAAAKGADLIVFPELQLIGYPPEDLILKPALIERAAAELEKLAAATASKGPAMLVGSVFVQDGALHNGVALLDQGKVQAIRFKHELPNYGTFDEMRLFQPGPLPEPIIFRGIMLGVPICEDIWHPNVCKHLADFGAEIFICVNGSPYEIDKDSLRIDGVAKRRAVAAGVPLAYLNRVGGQDELVFDGASFVVNGDGSLPVQMTDWEEQEVLTSWTKTAKGWRCDHGEIAQHVGQEESIYSAMVLALRDYVTRNRFPGVVLGLSGGIDSALCAAIAVDALGADKVWCVMLPSRYTSTESLVDATQCAHLLGVRYDTIPIVPAVKAFDEMLGPAFAGKAPDLAEENVQSRIRGVTLMALSNKFGPMVVTTGNKSEMSVGYATLYGDMNGGYNPLKDAYKLTVFAISKWRNENKPRIGLGPSGPVMPENIISKPPSAELRPDQKDSDSLPPYDVLDPILIGLVEHEKSVDQLVKEGFEREVVSRIERLLHLAEYKRRQAPPGVKLGTRNFGRDRRYPITQAFRTA from the coding sequence ATGCCTGACACACTCAAGATCACGCTCGCCCAGTTGAATCAGTCCGTTGGCGATCTGGCCGGCAATGCCGCAGCCATGCTGGCCGCGCGTGAGCGCGCCGCCGCCAAGGGCGCCGACCTGATCGTCTTTCCCGAGCTGCAGCTCATCGGCTACCCTCCAGAAGACCTGATCCTGAAGCCCGCCCTGATCGAGCGCGCCGCCGCCGAGCTGGAAAAGCTGGCCGCCGCCACCGCCTCCAAGGGCCCGGCGATGCTGGTGGGCAGCGTCTTCGTGCAGGACGGAGCGCTTCACAATGGCGTCGCCCTGCTCGATCAGGGCAAGGTGCAGGCCATCCGCTTCAAGCATGAGCTGCCCAATTACGGCACCTTTGATGAGATGCGCCTGTTCCAGCCCGGCCCGCTGCCAGAGCCGATCATCTTCCGCGGCATCATGCTGGGCGTGCCGATCTGCGAGGACATCTGGCACCCCAATGTCTGCAAGCATCTGGCCGATTTCGGCGCGGAGATCTTCATCTGCGTCAACGGCAGCCCCTATGAGATCGACAAGGATTCGCTGCGCATCGATGGCGTCGCCAAGCGCCGCGCCGTGGCCGCTGGTGTGCCGCTGGCGTACCTGAACCGCGTCGGCGGTCAGGACGAGCTGGTGTTCGATGGCGCCAGCTTCGTGGTCAATGGCGACGGCAGCCTGCCCGTGCAGATGACCGACTGGGAGGAGCAGGAAGTGCTCACCAGCTGGACCAAAACCGCCAAGGGCTGGCGCTGCGACCATGGCGAGATCGCCCAGCATGTCGGGCAGGAGGAGAGCATCTACTCCGCCATGGTGCTGGCTTTGCGCGATTACGTGACGCGCAACCGCTTCCCCGGCGTGGTGCTTGGCCTGTCGGGCGGCATCGATTCGGCCCTGTGCGCCGCCATTGCGGTGGACGCGCTGGGCGCGGACAAGGTGTGGTGTGTGATGCTGCCCAGCCGCTACACCAGCACGGAAAGTCTGGTCGATGCCACGCAATGCGCCCATCTGCTGGGTGTGCGTTACGACACCATCCCCATCGTCCCGGCGGTGAAGGCGTTTGACGAAATGCTGGGCCCCGCCTTCGCCGGCAAAGCCCCCGATCTGGCCGAGGAAAACGTGCAGAGCCGCATCCGTGGCGTGACGCTGATGGCCCTGTCGAACAAGTTCGGCCCCATGGTCGTCACCACCGGCAACAAGAGCGAGATGAGCGTCGGTTACGCCACGCTCTATGGCGATATGAACGGCGGCTACAACCCGCTGAAGGATGCCTACAAGCTGACGGTCTTTGCCATCTCCAAATGGCGCAACGAGAACAAGCCGCGCATCGGCCTTGGCCCCAGCGGCCCGGTGATGCCTGAGAACATCATCTCCAAGCCCCCCAGCGCCGAGCTGCGCCCGGACCAGAAGGATTCGGACTCGCTGCCACCCTATGACGTGCTGGACCCCATCCTGATCGGGCTGGTCGAGCATGAAAAGAGCGTCGATCAACTGGTGAAGGAAGGCTTCGAGCGCGAGGTGGTCTCGCGGATCGAGCGTCTGCTGCATCTGGCGGAGTACAAGCGGCGCCAAGCCCCCCCGGGCGTGAAGCTGGGGACGCGGAATTTCGGGCGCGATCGGCGGTATCCGATTACGCAGGCGTTTCGGACGGCTTAA